Proteins from a single region of Amycolatopsis sp. CA-230715:
- a CDS encoding TetR/AcrR family transcriptional regulator: MSDRQTQILEAAVRVIAKDGVRGLRVEKLAAEAEVSTALIYYHFKDRAGVLRRALEHVNDRAIRYTEFSAPDPRTRLEQMLRLELRDTADVRENSIAWGELRASAVFSEDLRDPLRASTRAWSEDIESLIREAQGSGHAKPDTSPVDAAERLTALVEGLSERWLSGSITLKRARKLLDGAIIVELGPLNK; encoded by the coding sequence GTGTCCGACCGTCAGACCCAAATCCTCGAAGCCGCGGTGCGGGTGATCGCCAAGGACGGCGTGCGCGGCCTGCGGGTCGAGAAGCTCGCGGCCGAGGCCGAGGTGTCCACCGCGCTGATCTACTACCACTTCAAGGATCGCGCCGGTGTGCTGCGCCGCGCGCTCGAGCACGTCAACGACCGGGCGATCCGCTACACCGAGTTCTCCGCACCGGATCCTCGCACCCGGCTGGAGCAGATGCTCCGGCTCGAACTGCGGGACACCGCCGACGTCCGCGAAAACAGCATCGCCTGGGGTGAACTGCGCGCCAGCGCGGTGTTTTCCGAAGACCTGCGGGACCCGCTGCGCGCGAGCACCCGCGCGTGGTCCGAAGACATCGAGTCCCTCATCCGCGAGGCACAGGGCAGCGGGCACGCGAAACCGGATACGTCCCCGGTTGACGCGGCCGAGCGGCTCACCGCACTCGTGGAGGGGTTGAGCGAACGCTGGCTCAGCGGCTCGATCACGCTCAAGCGGGCACGGAAGCTGCTCGACGGCGCGATCATCGTCGAACTGGGCCCTCTCAACAAGTGA
- a CDS encoding agmatine deiminase family protein — MRRRRFVQLGTPLFTGALVAGCRGETPADDRARPAPPSGGPAPKRVMPEEGQPHERTWMAFGVSDRVWEPAQVPVAQRNLATIATAIARFEPVSMLVRQDELDLARGLVGDANVELVAAELDDLWMRDTGPVFVHSGNDTAGVDFNFNGWGGKQGHPRDAKVAGFVTARAGAETVHTDLVLEGGGIEVDGEGTAIITESCVLNENRNPGKSKKDVEAKLADLLGLKKIIWLPGIAGRDITDGHTDFYARFARPGIVVAGLDTDPQSYDHEVTERHLAILKAATDASGRPLRVEVIKGPATVRPEFASDDFAAGYINFYLCNGGVIAPEFGDAEGDSAARATLERLFPDREVVQLNIDGIAAGGGGIHCTTQQEPAGKP; from the coding sequence ATGCGACGCCGTCGGTTCGTGCAACTGGGGACTCCCCTGTTTACTGGCGCGCTGGTCGCCGGGTGCCGCGGCGAAACCCCTGCCGACGACCGCGCCAGGCCCGCGCCACCCAGCGGCGGCCCCGCGCCGAAGCGCGTGATGCCCGAGGAGGGCCAGCCGCACGAGCGGACCTGGATGGCGTTCGGGGTCAGCGATCGGGTGTGGGAACCGGCCCAAGTCCCGGTGGCGCAGCGGAACCTCGCGACGATCGCGACGGCCATCGCGCGGTTCGAGCCGGTGTCGATGCTGGTGCGCCAAGACGAACTCGACCTGGCCCGCGGGCTCGTCGGTGACGCGAACGTCGAACTGGTCGCCGCCGAACTCGACGACCTGTGGATGCGCGACACCGGCCCGGTGTTCGTGCACAGCGGCAACGACACAGCCGGGGTCGACTTCAACTTCAACGGCTGGGGCGGGAAACAGGGACATCCCCGGGACGCGAAGGTCGCGGGGTTCGTCACCGCCCGCGCGGGCGCCGAGACCGTGCACACCGATCTCGTGCTCGAAGGCGGCGGCATCGAGGTCGACGGCGAAGGCACCGCCATCATCACCGAAAGCTGCGTGCTGAACGAAAACCGCAATCCAGGGAAGTCCAAAAAGGACGTTGAAGCGAAGCTCGCGGATCTGCTCGGGCTGAAGAAGATCATCTGGCTGCCCGGGATCGCGGGGCGCGACATCACCGACGGGCACACGGATTTCTACGCCCGCTTCGCCCGTCCGGGGATCGTAGTGGCGGGGCTCGACACCGACCCGCAGTCCTACGACCACGAAGTCACCGAACGGCACCTCGCCATCCTCAAAGCGGCGACCGACGCGAGCGGGCGCCCGCTGCGGGTGGAGGTGATCAAGGGGCCCGCCACGGTCCGCCCCGAGTTCGCGAGCGACGACTTCGCGGCCGGGTACATCAACTTCTACCTGTGCAACGGCGGCGTCATCGCACCGGAATTCGGTGACGCCGAAGGGGATTCGGCGGCGCGGGCCACTTTGGAGCGCCTGTTCCCCGACCGGGAGGTCGTGCAGCTGAACATCGACGGCATCGCCGCCGGTGGCGGCGGGATCCACTGCACCACCCAGCAGGAACCGGCCGGGAAACCGTAA
- a CDS encoding ABC transporter ATP-binding protein gives MTAVKVRGLRKEYAGHVAVDGIDLDIDHGEVLALLGPNGAGKTTTTEILEGHRRRTSGEARVLGEDPGSAGRAWRAKLGIVLQSSEDVDSLTVTETVRHFAGYYPDPRDPEEVIELVGLTAKAGAKVRALSGGQRRRVDVALGIIGRPELLFLDEPTTGFDPEARRQFWALIGSLADEGTTILLTTHYLDEAEALADRVAVIAGGSIVAEGTPATLGGRAGAEATVRWTDARGPQAVRTTTPTRLVRELTAGGGELADLTITRPSLEDVYLGLIGENR, from the coding sequence ATGACAGCAGTGAAGGTGCGCGGACTGCGCAAGGAGTACGCCGGGCACGTCGCGGTCGACGGCATCGACCTCGACATCGACCACGGCGAAGTGCTGGCGCTGCTCGGGCCGAACGGCGCGGGCAAGACCACCACGACCGAAATACTGGAAGGCCACCGCAGGCGGACCTCGGGCGAGGCGCGTGTGCTCGGCGAGGATCCCGGCTCCGCGGGACGGGCATGGCGCGCGAAGCTCGGCATCGTGCTCCAGTCCTCTGAGGATGTCGACTCGCTCACGGTCACCGAAACCGTGCGGCATTTCGCGGGCTACTACCCGGATCCGCGCGATCCCGAAGAAGTCATCGAGCTGGTCGGGCTCACCGCGAAGGCTGGCGCGAAAGTACGCGCCCTGTCCGGCGGACAACGGCGCCGGGTCGACGTGGCGCTCGGCATCATCGGCAGGCCCGAACTGCTCTTCCTCGACGAGCCGACCACCGGCTTCGACCCCGAGGCGCGGCGCCAGTTCTGGGCGCTGATCGGCTCGCTCGCCGACGAGGGCACCACGATCCTGCTCACCACCCACTACCTCGACGAAGCCGAAGCGCTGGCCGACCGCGTCGCCGTGATCGCGGGCGGCTCGATCGTCGCCGAGGGCACTCCCGCCACGCTGGGCGGCCGCGCGGGCGCCGAAGCCACCGTCCGGTGGACCGACGCGCGCGGCCCGCAGGCCGTCCGCACCACGACACCGACCCGCCTGGTCCGCGAGCTGACCGCTGGGGGTGGCGAGCTCGCGGACCTCACCATCACCCGCCCCAGCCTCGAAGACGTCTACCTCGGCCTGATCGGAGAAAACCGGTGA
- the serC gene encoding phosphoserine transaminase: MTDAAELTIPAELKPADGRFGCGPSKVRPEQLAALASSGATYFGTSHRQKPVKSLVGRVRAGLSELFSLPEGYEVILGNGGTTAFWDAAAFGLVRERAQHFTYGEFSSKFATVTNGAPFLAESTVVKAEPGSAPEIAYQSGADLVGWAHNETSTGVAVPVRRPAGSDGALVAIDATSGAGGLPVKAEDFDVYYFAPQKSFASDGGLWLALASPAAVERIGEIGESDRWVPEFLSLTTALDNSRKDQTYNTPAVATLLLLADQIEWINGNGGLDWATGRTADSSSRLYQWAEKTSYTTPFVTDPAHRSQVVGTIDFADEVDASAVAKALRANGIVDTEPYRKLGRNQLRVGMFPAIDPEDVTALTQCIEFVVDKLS, from the coding sequence ATGACCGACGCAGCTGAACTGACCATTCCCGCCGAACTCAAGCCGGCCGATGGCCGCTTCGGTTGCGGGCCGTCCAAGGTCCGCCCGGAGCAGCTGGCCGCCCTCGCCTCCAGCGGTGCCACCTACTTCGGCACCTCCCACCGGCAGAAGCCGGTCAAGTCGCTGGTCGGCCGGGTGCGTGCGGGTCTGTCCGAGCTGTTCTCCCTGCCCGAGGGCTACGAGGTCATCCTCGGCAACGGCGGCACCACCGCGTTCTGGGACGCGGCCGCGTTCGGTCTCGTGCGCGAGCGCGCGCAGCACTTCACCTACGGCGAGTTCTCGTCGAAGTTCGCCACCGTCACCAACGGCGCGCCGTTCCTCGCCGAATCGACCGTGGTGAAGGCGGAACCGGGGAGTGCCCCGGAAATCGCCTACCAGTCCGGCGCCGACCTGGTCGGCTGGGCGCACAACGAAACCTCGACCGGCGTCGCGGTGCCGGTGCGGCGCCCCGCGGGCAGCGACGGCGCGCTCGTCGCGATCGACGCCACCTCCGGCGCGGGCGGCCTGCCGGTCAAGGCCGAGGACTTCGACGTCTACTACTTCGCGCCGCAGAAGTCGTTCGCCTCCGACGGCGGCCTGTGGCTGGCGCTGGCCTCGCCCGCCGCCGTCGAGCGGATCGGCGAGATCGGCGAGAGCGACCGGTGGGTCCCGGAATTCCTTTCGCTGACCACCGCGCTGGACAACTCGCGCAAGGACCAGACCTACAACACCCCCGCGGTCGCGACGCTGCTCCTGCTCGCCGACCAGATCGAGTGGATCAACGGCAACGGCGGGCTCGACTGGGCGACCGGCCGCACCGCCGACTCGTCGAGCAGGCTCTACCAGTGGGCCGAAAAGACGAGCTACACCACGCCGTTCGTCACCGACCCCGCGCACCGCTCGCAGGTCGTCGGCACCATCGACTTCGCGGACGAGGTGGACGCCTCGGCTGTCGCGAAAGCCTTGCGCGCCAACGGGATCGTCGACACCGAGCCGTACCGGAAGCTCGGCAGGAACCAGCTGCGCGTCGGCATGTTCCCCGCCATCGACCCCGAGGACGTCACCGCGCTGACCCAGTGCATCGAATTCGTGGTCGACAAGCTTTCCTGA
- a CDS encoding serine hydrolase domain-containing protein — MEASTETALLHRIATEQAGSRAPSLVAGVVRGGELVWSGARGFVGGQRPGDGTQYRLGSITKSMVAALVMRLRDEGKVDLTDPLEKHVAGTVLGHLTVAQLLSHTSGITAESPGTWWERAKGGDWSALDTSLTAADLKHRPGSRFHYSNVGYGALGELVARLRGKSWFDALREEILFPLGMDRTEPHPTGEHAEGWAVHPFADVLLPEPHPDAGAMAPAGQLWATVPDLARWTAFVGGDTGEVLHPDTVAEMRALATVDDADTWNSGFGLGLQLMRFNGRRLAGHSGSMPGFLATALIDEVTGTGAVAMANSTTGVGIVRLAIDLIDLVERLEPALPAEWRPSEVDPALLALTGLWHWGVTPYHLRVLGDGKLNLAPANGEGRASRFRHLEGDDWLGLDGYYAGETLRVGRSADSTPVHLDLNTFIFSRTPYNTDAPIPGGVDPSGWRAE; from the coding sequence ATGGAGGCTTCGACTGAAACCGCGCTCTTGCACCGCATCGCCACCGAGCAGGCGGGCAGCCGCGCGCCGTCGCTGGTGGCCGGGGTGGTCCGCGGCGGCGAACTGGTCTGGTCCGGTGCGCGCGGGTTCGTCGGCGGGCAGCGGCCGGGCGACGGCACGCAGTACCGGCTCGGCTCGATCACGAAGTCGATGGTCGCCGCGCTCGTGATGCGGCTGCGCGACGAGGGCAAGGTCGACCTCACCGACCCGCTCGAAAAGCACGTCGCGGGAACCGTGCTGGGGCACCTGACCGTCGCGCAGCTCCTCTCGCACACCAGCGGCATCACCGCCGAATCGCCGGGGACGTGGTGGGAGCGCGCGAAGGGCGGCGACTGGTCCGCGCTCGACACGAGCCTCACCGCGGCCGACCTGAAGCACCGCCCCGGAAGCCGCTTCCACTATTCGAACGTCGGCTACGGCGCGCTCGGCGAGCTGGTCGCGCGCCTGCGCGGCAAGAGCTGGTTCGACGCGCTGCGCGAGGAAATCCTGTTCCCCCTTGGCATGGACCGCACCGAGCCGCACCCCACCGGCGAGCACGCCGAAGGCTGGGCGGTGCACCCGTTCGCGGACGTGCTGCTGCCCGAGCCGCACCCGGACGCGGGTGCGATGGCACCGGCCGGTCAGCTCTGGGCGACCGTCCCGGACCTCGCGCGCTGGACCGCGTTCGTCGGCGGCGACACCGGCGAAGTGCTGCACCCGGACACCGTCGCCGAAATGCGCGCGCTCGCCACCGTCGACGACGCCGACACGTGGAACAGCGGTTTCGGGCTGGGCCTTCAGCTCATGCGCTTCAACGGCAGGCGGCTGGCCGGGCACAGCGGCTCGATGCCCGGTTTCCTCGCGACCGCGCTCATCGACGAAGTGACCGGGACCGGCGCGGTCGCGATGGCCAACTCGACCACGGGCGTCGGCATCGTGCGCCTCGCCATCGACCTGATCGACCTGGTGGAGCGCCTCGAACCCGCCCTGCCCGCGGAATGGCGACCGTCCGAAGTGGACCCGGCACTGCTCGCGCTGACCGGCCTGTGGCACTGGGGTGTCACGCCGTACCACCTGCGCGTGCTCGGCGACGGCAAACTGAACCTGGCCCCCGCCAACGGCGAAGGCCGCGCGTCGCGCTTCCGGCACCTCGAAGGCGACGACTGGCTCGGCCTCGACGGCTACTACGCGGGCGAAACCCTGCGCGTGGGGCGATCGGCGGACAGCACCCCGGTGCACCTGGACCTGAACACGTTCATCTTCAGCCGCACCCCGTACAACACCGACGCCCCGATCCCCGGCGGCGTTGACCCATCCGGGTGGCGCGCCGAGTAA
- a CDS encoding response regulator, translated as MITILLVDDHPVVREGLRGMLEAEEDLTVVGEANSGGEGVVMSAAKEPDVVLMDLRMPGLDGVEATKRILADSPARRVVVLTTYETDTDILRAVEAGAAGYLLKDASRAELANAIRAAARGETVLAPSVAGKLVRRVRQPAAPALSAREVEVLKLVAKGGTNADIGRELHISEATVKTHLLRVFGKLDVSDRTAAVTTAMRHGLL; from the coding sequence GTGATCACGATCCTGCTCGTCGACGACCATCCCGTCGTCCGCGAGGGCCTGCGCGGGATGCTGGAGGCCGAAGAAGACCTCACCGTCGTCGGCGAAGCGAACAGCGGCGGCGAAGGCGTGGTGATGAGCGCCGCGAAGGAACCCGACGTGGTGCTGATGGATCTGCGCATGCCCGGCCTCGACGGTGTGGAAGCCACGAAGCGGATCCTCGCGGACTCTCCGGCGCGGCGGGTCGTCGTGCTCACCACGTACGAAACGGACACCGACATCCTGCGCGCAGTCGAAGCGGGCGCGGCCGGTTACCTGCTGAAGGACGCCTCGCGCGCCGAGCTGGCGAACGCGATCCGCGCGGCGGCACGCGGCGAAACCGTGCTGGCACCGTCCGTGGCCGGGAAGCTCGTGCGCCGCGTGCGGCAACCGGCCGCCCCGGCGCTTTCGGCGCGCGAGGTCGAAGTGCTCAAACTGGTGGCGAAGGGCGGCACGAACGCCGACATCGGCCGCGAACTGCACATCAGCGAAGCCACCGTGAAGACCCATCTACTGCGCGTGTTCGGCAAACTCGACGTGTCCGACCGGACCGCCGCCGTGACCACCGCCATGCGCCACGGCCTCCTCTGA
- a CDS encoding DUF397 domain-containing protein, whose amino-acid sequence MSTIEPSAVVWRASSHSGGNGECVEVGTSPVAVLIRDTKQRGGGSLRMDSRPWRAFLAELRADTPTR is encoded by the coding sequence ATGAGCACGATTGAGCCAAGCGCAGTTGTTTGGCGAGCAAGCAGCCACAGCGGTGGAAACGGCGAGTGTGTCGAAGTGGGGACATCCCCGGTTGCAGTCCTGATCCGGGACACCAAGCAACGCGGCGGAGGCAGCCTCCGCATGGACTCTCGACCCTGGCGAGCCTTCTTGGCCGAACTCCGAGCGGACACTCCTACCCGGTAA
- a CDS encoding ABC transporter permease, with amino-acid sequence MTTIAPPTAAALPGTLRLGLARGRVELAQFFRQKEHVAFTFALPAFLMVLLGSIFKGTYDGTGVTASQVLAAGMIGAGIISTSFNSMGIGVVVDRENGALKRLRGTPIPVAAYFIGKVVQVAVASIAEAVLMLVVAITAFGLKLPSDAASWLTFSWVFVLGTFACALVGIALSAVARSVNAATAVMNLVFIGLQFISGVFVTPITTLPKVMVDIASFFPVKWICQGFRSVFLPAEMSGYEMAGSWELGTVALVLGAWCAAGLALCALTFRWTNRER; translated from the coding sequence GTGACCACGATCGCCCCGCCCACCGCCGCGGCTTTGCCCGGCACGCTTCGCCTCGGACTCGCGAGGGGCCGTGTCGAACTCGCCCAGTTCTTCCGCCAGAAGGAACACGTGGCGTTCACCTTCGCGCTGCCCGCGTTCCTGATGGTCCTGCTCGGTTCGATCTTCAAAGGCACCTACGACGGCACCGGCGTCACCGCGAGCCAGGTGCTCGCCGCGGGCATGATCGGCGCGGGCATCATTTCGACCTCGTTCAACTCGATGGGCATCGGCGTGGTCGTCGACCGGGAGAACGGCGCGCTGAAGCGCTTGCGCGGCACGCCGATCCCGGTCGCGGCGTACTTCATCGGCAAGGTCGTGCAGGTCGCCGTGGCGAGCATCGCCGAAGCGGTGCTCATGCTCGTCGTCGCGATCACCGCGTTCGGCCTGAAGCTGCCGAGCGACGCCGCGAGCTGGCTGACGTTCTCCTGGGTCTTCGTGCTCGGCACGTTCGCGTGCGCGCTGGTCGGGATCGCGCTGAGCGCCGTCGCACGGTCCGTCAACGCGGCGACGGCGGTGATGAACCTGGTGTTCATCGGGCTCCAGTTCATCTCCGGCGTGTTCGTCACGCCGATCACCACGCTGCCGAAGGTTATGGTCGACATCGCTTCGTTCTTCCCGGTGAAGTGGATCTGCCAGGGCTTCCGCTCGGTGTTCCTGCCGGCGGAGATGTCCGGATACGAGATGGCGGGATCATGGGAACTCGGCACGGTGGCGCTGGTGCTCGGCGCCTGGTGCGCCGCGGGGCTGGCGCTGTGCGCGCTGACCTTCCGGTGGACGAACCGCGAGCGATGA
- a CDS encoding helix-turn-helix domain-containing protein, which translates to MTDHETTVRSRELGEALRAALQKAGLTGKQLAHKLGWSPSEVSRMLSGKRTARESDVAALLGFCGVGGKEHARLIALCREANQPGWWQRYGSHLPKHLRTYLDHEDKAVAVQAFAAILVPGSLQVADYARAVIKNAVNVPADEVEERVTARLARASIFSRPRAAHFTFTMPESVLRLPIGGRQVMSEQLHHLLRISVRPNVSLRIIPASVGAHAALVSSFIFMEFTDIRPVVHIETDTSSLFLENKEETATYRRILTSLAKTALPEAQSRDLISSLAVELYQDREDPDEHD; encoded by the coding sequence ATGACCGACCACGAGACCACCGTGCGCAGCCGGGAACTCGGCGAAGCGCTTCGCGCCGCGTTGCAGAAAGCAGGACTGACCGGCAAGCAACTCGCGCACAAACTGGGCTGGTCGCCGAGCGAAGTCTCGCGGATGCTCAGCGGCAAGCGCACCGCACGGGAATCGGATGTGGCTGCCCTGCTGGGTTTCTGCGGTGTCGGTGGCAAGGAGCACGCACGCCTGATCGCGCTCTGCCGGGAAGCGAACCAGCCGGGCTGGTGGCAGCGCTACGGCTCGCACCTGCCGAAGCATCTCCGCACCTACCTGGACCACGAGGACAAAGCTGTGGCCGTTCAGGCATTCGCGGCTATCCTGGTCCCGGGCTCTCTACAAGTCGCGGACTACGCCCGCGCAGTGATCAAGAATGCGGTGAACGTTCCGGCCGATGAGGTCGAAGAGCGGGTCACCGCAAGGCTCGCCCGAGCGAGCATCTTCAGTAGGCCGCGCGCCGCGCACTTCACCTTCACCATGCCCGAATCCGTGCTCAGGCTTCCCATCGGCGGCAGGCAAGTGATGTCGGAACAGTTGCACCACCTGCTTCGCATATCTGTGCGGCCGAACGTCTCGCTGCGGATCATCCCGGCATCGGTCGGCGCGCATGCGGCGCTGGTCAGTTCGTTCATCTTCATGGAGTTCACCGACATCAGACCTGTTGTGCACATCGAGACCGATACATCGAGCCTATTTCTTGAAAACAAGGAGGAAACCGCCACCTATCGGCGGATCCTCACGAGTCTGGCGAAGACGGCATTGCCCGAGGCACAATCGAGGGACCTGATCAGCAGCTTGGCGGTCGAGCTGTACCAGGATCGAGAGGACCCCGATGAGCACGATTGA
- a CDS encoding ArsR/SmtB family transcription factor: MAVRFAVSPLWETVAALRLLASPGRSPVHHRWASWAEPRLADLTLPVVPESAVPVPATRTVAFRDEITGLESTEDGLADRLIAVHDAIIAPVWPQLEGVLQGDIERRGQRLVESGSPAVLDELHPDVLSHRNRDLQVGEARVHVGRRDLVLIPSVFVWPDARLRDGPARLALCYPAHGFGALWDRPNTTAKPALAKLLGATRANLLFELDRPSTVSELAARLSVSAAAVSQHLAVLRGAGFVVSRRQGREVVSLRTGLGLAVTQGGQPHSA, encoded by the coding sequence ATGGCCGTCCGTTTCGCCGTGTCGCCGCTGTGGGAGACCGTGGCCGCGCTGCGCCTGCTGGCTTCCCCCGGCCGTTCGCCGGTCCACCATCGCTGGGCGTCGTGGGCCGAGCCGCGGTTGGCCGATCTGACGCTGCCGGTGGTGCCCGAATCCGCCGTCCCCGTGCCAGCGACGCGCACGGTCGCCTTCCGCGACGAGATCACCGGCCTGGAGTCCACTGAGGACGGACTGGCGGACCGGCTGATCGCGGTGCACGACGCGATCATCGCGCCCGTGTGGCCCCAGCTCGAAGGGGTGCTCCAGGGCGATATCGAGCGGCGAGGTCAGCGCCTCGTCGAATCGGGTTCCCCCGCCGTGCTCGACGAACTCCACCCGGACGTGCTCTCGCACCGCAACCGCGATCTCCAGGTCGGCGAAGCCCGGGTCCACGTCGGACGGCGCGATCTGGTGCTCATCCCTTCGGTGTTCGTGTGGCCCGACGCGCGGCTGCGCGACGGCCCCGCCCGGCTCGCGCTCTGCTACCCGGCGCACGGGTTCGGCGCGCTGTGGGACCGTCCGAACACGACAGCGAAACCGGCTTTGGCGAAGCTGCTCGGCGCCACCCGCGCGAACCTCCTGTTCGAACTGGACCGGCCCAGCACGGTCTCGGAGCTGGCGGCCCGGTTGTCGGTGTCCGCCGCCGCGGTGTCCCAGCACCTTGCCGTGCTGCGCGGGGCGGGATTCGTGGTCAGCCGCAGACAGGGCCGCGAAGTGGTGTCCCTGCGGACCGGGCTCGGCCTCGCCGTCACCCAGGGCGGTCAGCCGCACTCCGCCTAG
- a CDS encoding TetR/AcrR family transcriptional regulator, which translates to MPKIVDKAERRREIAEALLRLVAREGIEAVSVRTVAAEAGLSAGAVQKYFSTKEELYYFALDLTGDYLENRWSEVDYGGDLLAVLHRLIIAAMPLDDQVRAEVIVILAFTARAAVTPPWNDYLREGYRDLHAMTVRFLERSQEQGDIRDDLGADQLADIVLALSEGFANRMLIDVESQPRLLESLDLALRELLAPR; encoded by the coding sequence GTGCCGAAGATCGTCGACAAGGCCGAGCGCCGCCGTGAGATCGCGGAAGCGCTGCTGCGGCTCGTCGCACGCGAAGGCATCGAGGCGGTCAGCGTGCGCACGGTCGCGGCCGAGGCGGGTCTTTCCGCGGGCGCGGTCCAAAAGTACTTCTCCACCAAGGAAGAGCTGTACTACTTCGCGCTCGACCTGACCGGTGACTACCTGGAGAACCGATGGTCCGAAGTGGACTACGGCGGTGATCTGCTCGCCGTGCTGCACCGGCTGATCATCGCCGCCATGCCGCTCGACGACCAGGTGCGCGCCGAGGTGATCGTGATCCTCGCCTTCACCGCGCGCGCCGCCGTCACGCCGCCGTGGAACGACTACCTCCGCGAGGGCTACCGCGACCTGCACGCGATGACGGTCAGGTTCCTCGAGCGCTCGCAGGAACAGGGCGACATCCGCGACGACCTCGGCGCGGACCAGCTCGCCGACATCGTGCTCGCGCTTTCCGAGGGTTTCGCGAACCGCATGCTCATCGACGTCGAATCCCAGCCGCGCCTGCTCGAATCGCTCGACCTGGCGCTGCGGGAACTGCTCGCGCCGCGCTGA
- a CDS encoding sensor histidine kinase yields the protein MDEPRAMTEATSRWFWLWDAFFVVAYAATTVVLSTETTGTPAGATYWSLALVAVTALAYLALGRRIARKETGGPLRVVFAVVVVVACVTAIMLRPSAGFALFATGSMLFLTVPVRIAVTATVLMAAVPPLSVIVNFGIETDPNLGVLIPFTGLMVLFAAFVGPWIDRVVNQSKERAQLIEQLEASQAEVSRLSREAGTAAERERLAREIHDTLAQGFTSIVTLAQAIESEMDTNPDTAKRHLALAARTARDNLAEARAMVAELTPAALGSSTLEDAVHREAARLGESGMDVTCEIDELPKLPTATEVVLLRGAQEALTNVRKHSGASAVAIRLRAANGSIRLTVRDDGAGFDASSGHTGYGLDGMRARASEAGGSLTIHSGPEDGTTVELEVPV from the coding sequence GTGGACGAACCGCGAGCGATGACCGAGGCCACCAGCCGCTGGTTCTGGTTGTGGGACGCGTTCTTCGTGGTCGCCTACGCGGCGACCACGGTGGTCCTGTCCACCGAAACCACCGGCACCCCGGCGGGCGCCACGTACTGGAGCCTGGCGCTCGTCGCGGTCACCGCGCTGGCCTACCTCGCGCTCGGCAGGCGGATCGCGCGCAAGGAAACCGGCGGCCCGCTGCGCGTGGTGTTCGCGGTGGTGGTCGTCGTCGCCTGCGTCACGGCGATCATGCTGCGGCCGTCGGCAGGGTTCGCGCTGTTCGCGACCGGTTCGATGTTGTTCTTGACGGTGCCGGTCCGGATCGCGGTGACCGCGACCGTGCTCATGGCCGCGGTCCCGCCGCTGTCGGTCATCGTGAACTTCGGCATCGAGACGGACCCGAACCTCGGTGTGCTGATCCCGTTCACCGGGCTGATGGTGCTGTTCGCCGCGTTCGTCGGGCCGTGGATCGACCGGGTGGTCAACCAGAGCAAGGAGCGCGCCCAGCTGATCGAGCAGCTCGAAGCGAGCCAGGCGGAGGTCTCGCGGCTGTCCCGCGAAGCGGGCACGGCGGCCGAACGCGAGCGGCTCGCGAGGGAAATCCACGACACGCTCGCGCAGGGCTTCACCAGCATCGTGACGCTCGCGCAGGCCATCGAGTCCGAAATGGACACGAACCCCGATACGGCGAAGCGGCATCTCGCACTGGCGGCGCGCACCGCGCGGGACAACCTCGCGGAAGCGCGGGCGATGGTCGCCGAGCTGACCCCCGCCGCGCTCGGATCGTCCACTTTGGAGGATGCGGTGCACCGCGAGGCGGCACGGCTCGGCGAGTCCGGAATGGACGTCACCTGCGAGATCGACGAGCTGCCGAAGTTGCCGACCGCGACCGAGGTGGTGCTCCTCCGGGGCGCGCAAGAAGCGCTGACCAACGTGCGCAAGCATTCCGGAGCTTCCGCGGTGGCGATCCGGCTCCGCGCGGCGAACGGCTCGATCCGGCTCACCGTGCGCGACGACGGCGCGGGGTTCGACGCGTCGTCAGGCCATACCGGCTACGGCCTGGACGGGATGCGGGCGCGCGCCAGCGAAGCGGGCGGTTCGCTTACCATCCACAGTGGACCAGAGGACGGGACGACGGTGGAGCTGGAGGTGCCGGTGTGA